In Cyprinus carpio isolate SPL01 chromosome A1, ASM1834038v1, whole genome shotgun sequence, the following proteins share a genomic window:
- the LOC109095819 gene encoding cytidine and dCMP deaminase domain-containing protein 1-like isoform X2 translates to MAASDSRRSHRDFEGNRSVPNGEEARNVRDTGVQTDTKVQGHGPRLSKANLFTLLSLWMELFPKKEPQQQENDTARDTGLVVVHERRVLGLHCSSVQLHAGQVAVVKHGPRLKGCDLYFSRKPCSTCLKMLINAGVSRISYWPGDAEISLLSGRHNHTDPSHQEAIFDAAAAERLKSNSRPHICVLLQPLDCTMQQFVDETSQNCDFLWKIAADNPTLNVKDLFRREWWNNLDDFLEKLFINDEEQHKYVLNKMGLDNFCAEPNFSNLRQHMRNLIRILASAAASVPVLEENYGFFTREPLGMGSPALPQDVVRHCIIQARLLAFRTEDPKVGVGAVIWAEGKQSQCDGTGQLYLVGCGYNAYPVGSQYAEYPQMDHKQEERQNRKYRYILHAEQNALTFRSAEIKEEENTMIFVTKCPCDECVPLIGCAGIKQIYTTDLDSKKVKNDISYLSGSRNLLLDLCQNKLLRTQQMDT, encoded by the exons ATGGCAGCATCCGACAGTCGGCGGTCTCACCGGGATTTCGAGGGAAACAGATCAGTTCCAAACGGCGAGGAAGCGCGCAATGTGAGAGATACCGGAGTACAGACGGACACCAAAGTACAAG GTCATGGACCTCGACTGTCCAAAGCCAACCTCTTCACATTGTTGAGTCTATGGATGGAACTTTTCCCAAAGAAAGAGCCACAGCAACAAGAAAATGATAct GCTAGGGACACTGGTCTTGTGGTGGTCCATGAGCGCAGGGTTCTGGGTCTGCATTGCTCCAGTGTGCAGTTACATGCAGGACAGGTGGCTGTGGTCAAACATGGCCCCAGACTGAAGGGATGTGATCTCTACTTCTCCAGAAAACCCTGTTCAACCTGCCTCAAAATGCTCATCAATG CTGGTGTGAGCAGGATATCATACTGGCCCGGTGATGCTGAGATCAGTTTGTTGTCAGGTAGACACAATCATACTGACCCCAGTCACCAGGAAGCCATCTTTGATGCAGCAGCTGCAGAGAGACTGAAGTCTAACAGCAGACCCCACATCTGTGTGCTCCTGCAGCCTCTGGACTGCACCATGCAGCAGTTCGTGGACGAAACATCTCAAAACTGTGACTTCCTTTGGAAGATTGCTGCGGACAATCCTACTCTCAATGTTAAGGATCTCTTTAGAAGGGAATGGTGGAACAACTTGGATGATTTCTTGGAAAAGTTGTTTATAAATGACGAGGAGCAGCATAAGTATGTGCTGAACAAGATGGGACTGGATAACTTTTGTGCGGAACCAAATTTTAGTAACTTAAGGCAGCATATGAGGAATCTCATTAGGATTTTGGCATCTGCCGCTGCAAGTGTTCCGGTTCTAGAAGAAAATTATGGTTTCTTCACGAGAGAGCCTTTAGGGATGGGTTCTCCAGCTCTGCCCCAGGATGTGGTGCGACATTGTATCATACAGGCCCGATTACTGGCATTTAGAACAG AGGATCCTAAAGTGGGAGTTGGTGCAGTTATTTGGGCTGAGGGCAAACAG TCACAATGTGATGGCACAGGTCAGCTTTACTTAGTGGGCTGTGGATACAACGCCTATCCAGTGGGCTCACAGTATGCAGAGTATCCTCAGATGGATCACAAGCAAGAGGAGAGACAGAACAGGAAGTACAGATACATCCTCCATGCAGAGCAGAACGCGCTCACATTCAG GAGTGCAGAGATAAAAGAGGAGGAGAACACAATGATATTTGTGACCAAATGCCCATGTGATGAGTGTGTTCCTCTGATAGGCTGCGCTGGAATAAAGCAAATCTACACTACAGACCTGGACAGCAAAAAAGTCAAAAACGACATCTCCTACCTCAG tggcagcAGAAATCTTCTGCTAGACTTATGTCAGAACAAGCTGCTCCGCACACAGCAA atgGATACATGA
- the LOC109095819 gene encoding cytidine and dCMP deaminase domain-containing protein 1-like isoform X1, with translation MAASDSRRSHRDFEGNRSVPNGEEARNVRDTGVQTDTKVQGHGPRLSKANLFTLLSLWMELFPKKEPQQQENDTARDTGLVVVHERRVLGLHCSSVQLHAGQVAVVKHGPRLKGCDLYFSRKPCSTCLKMLINAGVSRISYWPGDAEISLLSGRHNHTDPSHQEAIFDAAAAERLKSNSRPHICVLLQPLDCTMQQFVDETSQNCDFLWKIAADNPTLNVKDLFRREWWNNLDDFLEKLFINDEEQHKYVLNKMGLDNFCAEPNFSNLRQHMRNLIRILASAAASVPVLEENYGFFTREPLGMGSPALPQDVVRHCIIQARLLAFRTEDPKVGVGAVIWAEGKQSQCDGTGQLYLVGCGYNAYPVGSQYAEYPQMDHKQEERQNRKYRYILHAEQNALTFRSAEIKEEENTMIFVTKCPCDECVPLIGCAGIKQIYTTDLDSKKVKNDISYLRFDKLKGVQKFIWQQKSSARLMSEQAAPHTANGYMKRKGEETNFQCNKRLRS, from the exons ATGGCAGCATCCGACAGTCGGCGGTCTCACCGGGATTTCGAGGGAAACAGATCAGTTCCAAACGGCGAGGAAGCGCGCAATGTGAGAGATACCGGAGTACAGACGGACACCAAAGTACAAG GTCATGGACCTCGACTGTCCAAAGCCAACCTCTTCACATTGTTGAGTCTATGGATGGAACTTTTCCCAAAGAAAGAGCCACAGCAACAAGAAAATGATAct GCTAGGGACACTGGTCTTGTGGTGGTCCATGAGCGCAGGGTTCTGGGTCTGCATTGCTCCAGTGTGCAGTTACATGCAGGACAGGTGGCTGTGGTCAAACATGGCCCCAGACTGAAGGGATGTGATCTCTACTTCTCCAGAAAACCCTGTTCAACCTGCCTCAAAATGCTCATCAATG CTGGTGTGAGCAGGATATCATACTGGCCCGGTGATGCTGAGATCAGTTTGTTGTCAGGTAGACACAATCATACTGACCCCAGTCACCAGGAAGCCATCTTTGATGCAGCAGCTGCAGAGAGACTGAAGTCTAACAGCAGACCCCACATCTGTGTGCTCCTGCAGCCTCTGGACTGCACCATGCAGCAGTTCGTGGACGAAACATCTCAAAACTGTGACTTCCTTTGGAAGATTGCTGCGGACAATCCTACTCTCAATGTTAAGGATCTCTTTAGAAGGGAATGGTGGAACAACTTGGATGATTTCTTGGAAAAGTTGTTTATAAATGACGAGGAGCAGCATAAGTATGTGCTGAACAAGATGGGACTGGATAACTTTTGTGCGGAACCAAATTTTAGTAACTTAAGGCAGCATATGAGGAATCTCATTAGGATTTTGGCATCTGCCGCTGCAAGTGTTCCGGTTCTAGAAGAAAATTATGGTTTCTTCACGAGAGAGCCTTTAGGGATGGGTTCTCCAGCTCTGCCCCAGGATGTGGTGCGACATTGTATCATACAGGCCCGATTACTGGCATTTAGAACAG AGGATCCTAAAGTGGGAGTTGGTGCAGTTATTTGGGCTGAGGGCAAACAG TCACAATGTGATGGCACAGGTCAGCTTTACTTAGTGGGCTGTGGATACAACGCCTATCCAGTGGGCTCACAGTATGCAGAGTATCCTCAGATGGATCACAAGCAAGAGGAGAGACAGAACAGGAAGTACAGATACATCCTCCATGCAGAGCAGAACGCGCTCACATTCAG GAGTGCAGAGATAAAAGAGGAGGAGAACACAATGATATTTGTGACCAAATGCCCATGTGATGAGTGTGTTCCTCTGATAGGCTGCGCTGGAATAAAGCAAATCTACACTACAGACCTGGACAGCAAAAAAGTCAAAAACGACATCTCCTACCTCAGGTTTGACAAACTCAAGGGGGTCCAGAAGTTCATT tggcagcAGAAATCTTCTGCTAGACTTATGTCAGAACAAGCTGCTCCGCACACAGCAA atgGATACATGAAACGAAAAGGAGAGGAAACTAATTTTCAGTGCAATAAGAGACTGAGATCATAG
- the LOC109091178 gene encoding RCC1 and BTB domain-containing protein 1-like, which translates to MVDVSKWPLFTLLSAQELASIRQACIFGASANEAIYITHDDEVYVLGLNCSNCLGTGDSQSTIVPKKLDCLTGKKLVSLSYGSGPHVLLATEEGELYVWGHNGYSQLGNGTTNQGVSPVLVSTNLQNKRVTEVACGSHHSLALTHEGEVFAWGYNNCGQVGSGSTANQPAPRKVSNSLQNKVMVSIACGQTSSMAVADNGEVYAWGYNGNGQLGLGNNGNQLTPCRLIALQGFCVVQIASGYSHSLALTDEGLLYAWGANTYGQLGTGNKSNQLSPIQVMAEKERIVEIAACHSTHTSAAKTQSGQVFMWGQCRGQPIVLPHLTHFTSTDDVFSCFATPSVMWRMLSMEHDDFLTVAQSLKKEFDNPETSDLKFSIDGKYIHVHKAVLKIRCEHFRSMFQSHWNENMKEVIEIDQFSYPVYRSFLEFLYTDSVDLPPEDAIGLLDLATSYCENRLKKLCQHIIKRGITVENAFSLLSAAIRYDAEDLEEFCFKFCVNHLTEVTQTAAFWQIDGNMLKEFISRAGHCGAFKN; encoded by the exons ATGGTGGATGTGAGTAAGTGGCCTCTCTTCACCCTCTTGAGCGCACAGGAGCTCGCCTCCATACGACAGGCATGCATCTTTGGAGCATCTGCGAACGAGGCCATCTATATCACCCACGATGATGAA GTGTACGTGCTGGGTTTGAACTGCAGTAATTGCCTGGGCACTGGAGACAGTCAGAGCACAATTGTTCCTAAAAAGCTGGACTGTCTGACAGGGAAGAAGCTGGTTAGTTTAAGCTATGGCAGTGGCCCTCATGTTCTGCTGGCTACAGAAG AGGGGGAGTTGTATGTATGGGGGCATAATGGATACAGTCAGTTGGGCAATGGGACGACCAATCAAGGTGTTTCTCCTGTTTTGGTGTCTACTAACCTGCAGAACAAGAGAGTGACTGAAGTTGCCTGTGGCTCTCACCACTCTTTGGCTCTAACCCATGAGGGTGAG GTGTTTGCGTGGGGCTACAACAACTGTGGTCAGGTGGGTTCAGGGTCCACCGCCAACCAGCCAGCACCCCGCAAGGTGTCCAACTCTCTGCAGAACAAAGTGATGGTCAGTATTGCCTGTGGACAGACTTCATCTATGGCTGTGGCGGATAATGGCGAG gtTTACGCCTGGGGTTACAATGGTAACGGCCAGCTAGGGTTAGGCAACAATGGGAACCAGCTGACACCGTGTCGTTTGATTGCGCTACAAGGCTTCTGTGTGGTGCAG ATTGCATCAGGTTACTCTCATTCTCTAGCACTGACCGATGAGGGCCTACTTTATGCATGGGGGGCCAACACTTACGGCCAGCTGGGCACTGGCAACAAGAGCAACCAGCTCAGCCCTATACAGGTCATGGCTGAAAAAGAAAG GATTGTGGAGATCGCCGCCTGTCACTCCACACACACCTCTGCAGCAAAGACCCAGAGCGGTCAGGTGTTCATGTGGGGGCAGTGCCGCGGACAGCCCATCGTGCTGCCACACCTCACGCACTTCACCAGCACGGACGACGTCTTCTCCTGCTTCGCCACGCCATCTGTGATGTGGCGGATGCTTTCCATGG AGCATGATGACTTCCTGACCGTGGCCCAATCCCTTAAAAAAGAGTTTGACAATCCTGAGACCTCTGACCTCAAATTCAGCATCGACGGGAAGTACATCCATGTCCATAAAGCTGTTCTCAAAATCAG GTGTGAGCACTTCAGATCAATGTTTCAGTCACACTGGAATGAGAATATGAAGGAAGTGATTGAGATTGACCAGTTCTCGTACCCGGTGTACCGCTCTTTCCTGGAGTTCCTCTACACCGACAGTGTGGATCTTCCTCCTGAGGATGCCATTG GGTTACTGGATCTGGCAACCTCATACTGTGAAAACAGGCTGAAGAAGTTGTGCCAGCATATCATAAAGAGAGGAATCACGGTGGAGAACGCTTTCTCTCTGCTGTCTGCTGCCATCAGATATGATGCTGAG GATCTAGAGGAGTTCTGTTTTAAATTCTGTGTGAACCACTTGACTGAGGTCACGCAGACAGCTGCTTTCTGGCAGATCGACGGCAACATGCTGAAGGAGTTTATCTCCAGAGCCGGCCACTGTGGAGCCTTCAAAAACTGA
- the LOC109095909 gene encoding ADP-ribosylation factor-like protein 11, whose translation MGVIKSKQNKKTPHVLLMGLDSAGKSTLLYRQQCGVVMETSPTVGFNVATVELDKKTSLTVWDVGGQGTMRPNWKYYLEGCKVLVFVVDSSDRARMGEAQKALKKILSDEHLKGVPLMVLANKNDLPNSATIREVSRLLELDSYTDRVWEIQACSALKGLGLQQAFLSIAKLIHKA comes from the coding sequence ATGGGTGTCATTAAGTCTAAACAGAATAAAAAGACTCCTCATGTTCTCCTCATGGGCTTGGATTCGGCTGGAAAATCTACTTTGCTCTACAGGCAGCAGTGTGGTGTGGTGATGGAGACCTCACCTACTGTGGGCTTCAATGTTGCGACTGTAGAGCTGGACAAGAAGACCTCACTGACCGTGTGGGATGTTGGGGGACAAGGAACTATGAGGCCCAACTGGAAATACTACCTAGAGGGATGTAAGGTGCTGGTCTTTGTGGTGGACAGCAGTGATCGTGCCAGGATGGGAGAAGCTCAGAAAGCCCTGAAGAAGATTCTAAGTGATGAGCATTTGAAAGGAGTTCCCCTGATGGTGCTGGCTAACAAAAATGATCTGCCAAACTCTGCGACTATTAGAGAGGTGTCTAGATTGCTGGAGCTGGATAGTTACACAGATCGGGTGTGGGAGATCCAAGCTTGCAGTGCCCTGAAGGGACTGGGTCTCCAACAAGCCTTTCTCTCTATAGCTAAGCTAATTCACAAAGCATAA